TCGTGGTGATGCTGCTGATCCTGATGATGCAGCTGCAGAGCTTCTCGCGCATGTGGATGGTGTTCATGACCGCGCCCCTCGGCCTCATCGGGGTGGTGCCGGCGCTGCTCATCTTCAACGCGCCCTTCGGCTTCGTGGCGTTGTTGGGCGTGATTGCGCTGGGTGGCATGATCATGCGCAACGCCGTGATCCTGGTCGACCAGATCGACAGCGACATCGCCTCGGGCATGCCACAGGCGCAGGCCGTTGTGGAAGCAACCGTACGGCGCGCGCGCCCGGTGGTGTTGACGGCCGCCGCCGCGGTGTTCGCCATGGTGCCCTTGAGCAGCAGCGTCTTCTGGGGGCCGATGGCCATGTCGATCATGGGCGGGCTCATCGCCGCCACCGTGCTGACGCTGGTGTTTGTGCCAGCGCTGTACATGGTCTGGATGAAGCCGTCAGGGCAGGGTGGACTGCCCCCTGTCAGGTAGACAGCCGGTCCCGATCTGCTAACGTGAGCGCCCTCATGACCGACGCCCTCTACACCACCCTGCCGCAATGGCCCCACGCTTATCCGGCCAGCGGTGCCAATGCCACCCTGAAACGCCTCAACGGGGACTTCATCGTGACCGAGCTGCCGCTGCAGCTGCCCTCGGGTGCGGGTGAACACCTCTGGCTGGATGTCGAGAAGAACGGCGCCAACACCGCGTTTGTCGCCCAGCAACTGGCCGCGGCCGCGGGCGTGGAGGAGCGGGACGTGGGCTATGCCGGCCTCAAGGACCGCTACGCCATCACCCGCCAGTGGTTCAGCATCTACCTGCCCAAGGGCGAGACGCCCGACCTGACGCAGTTTCAGCACCCGGAGTTCAAGGTGCTGAGCCAGAGCCGCCACGTGAAAAAGCTGCGCCCGGGCGACCTGCACGGCAACCGGTTCCGCATCGTGCTGCGCGACGTGACCGGCGACCGCGATGCCATCGAGGCGAACCTGAAGGCGGTGGCGTCGCACGGCGTGCCGAACTACTTCGGCGCGCAGCGCTTCGGGCATGACGGCGGCAACGTCGAGCAGGGCCGGGCCATGCTGGCGCGCGAGATTCGCGTGCGCAACCCGAAGAAGAAGGGCATCTACCTGTCGGCGGTGCGATCCTTCGTGTTCAACGAAGTGTTGGCGCTGCGCATCCAGCAGGGGCTCTGGGGCAAGACCCTGCCCGGCGACGTGATGGACGAGGTGGGCCAGCCCACCGGGCCGCTCTGGGGACGGGGGCGCGTGACCACGACCGATCAGGCGCAGGCCCTGGAGAACGGCGTGGCCGAACGCCATGCCGTCTTGTGCGATGGCATGGAACACGCCGGGCTGGATCAGGAGCGGCGCTCTCTGGTGGCAAGCCCGGGCGAGATGGCGTGGGAATGGCCGCACGCCGATCAGCTGGTGATCACGTTCTCGCTGCCTGCCGGGAACTACGCCACGTCGGTGTTGGGCGAGATCCTGTGCACGACCGAGCCGGATCGGCATGCGGAGGACGAGGCGGTGGCGGTCGAGTGATGGGAAACGTGCATCAGATTCTGGATCGGCTGATCACTGCCGAACTGTGCACGCCATGGCCAATTTTGCGGAGGAGCCAGATGCTCGTGGGCTCCAAGGCGTTTGTGCATGCCTTTGCCCTCGCTAGACGTCAGCAATGCACTGATTGCGACCTGTCTCTTTCGCTACATACAGCGCGCGATCAGCGCGTTCCAATGTGTCTGCCCAAGGCTCTCCAACGCGATGATGGGCGAGACCCGCAGAGGCGGTCACGCGCAGTGCCGAGGCTTGGGGCGAAAGCTGTGCCTGGGCAACCGCTACCAACAGGCGGTCCATGGAATGCCGAGATCCGCCCGGCATGACGATCAGGAACTCTTCACCACCCCACCGGCCGACCGTGTCTGTGTCTCGAAAGGCGGTCTTTGCCAGGGCGGCAAACCCGACCAGCACCTCATCACCAACCTGATGTCCATAGATGTCATTGACCTGTTTGAAATGGTCCAGGTCAATCAGGGCCACGCAGAAGCCAGGAGAGCCGATGCCACTGCGGATGGTTTCATGATCAAGGACTTCATGCAGATGCTGTCGGTTGTACAGACCTGTCAACGTGTCAATGGTGGTGAGGCGCTCGACTTCAGCGATGGCCAGTTCAAGCTCTCTGCGCTCTTTTTGATTCTTCTCGCGGTAGAGGGCGTAGTTGTAAGACTGCCAGGTGAGCAACAGCAAGACACCGCAGGCAGTCGCGATGATCAAGCCGTCCGACGCGGCATCGAATCCTGGCCCGCCCCAAAGGGTCATGCCGATCCATGACATGGCGAGCATCACCAAAACGGCGGATCCGGAGTAGCGGGCTTGTCGAGGCGAGAACGCAGGAAACCCGAATGCCTGCACTTGGCAGAGCACGCCCAACAGCGCCCCCTTGCCGATCGGTGAGAAGAAGTACGCCGCCACCAACATCAAGTTGGCCCAGATGCATTGCTCCATCAAGAAGATGGGATCCTTGAAACGCTTGGACCAGCCGCTGCGGATGATCACCAGGGGTGCGACAGCACCGATCGTCAGGTGCCCCAACAAAACAAGTTCCAGCCAGTGGGGGAACATGTGCTTCGGGATCGCATAAAAAATCACGACGAGGAGCCAGAAGAAATACATGCCGGAGACAGCCGCTGCCAGCTTCAGCAATGTGCGCGTCTTTGGGTCGTCTGTCCGAAAAAGCTTGGACAGGGCGCTTGAAGTGGCGCGGCTTGCTGCACTGCACTCCAGCGGTGCTTGGGCCTTTTTGCCGGGGATAAGCATGGGGGGCGCAGCAGGAGCGGGTGTAGGAGGCGGCCCTCTTCCTGCCATTGACGCTTCCACCCGCTCTTGCGAGCCAGCCAGGTTGTCGCCATGCGGTGAAGGGGCATCCACATGGTCGAACTCAGGGCTGATGCGGTCTCTGCCTGCATGCTTGGCGGCGTACAAGGCCTGATCGGCCGCCTCCATCAGGTGTTCGACGGAGCCATCACGGTACGTCGCAAGGCCAGCCGAAAACGTGATGCGCAGGCCCGGGTGCACAGCCCCCCAATCGTGCTGATGAACGGCTGCGCGTAGATTGTGCAAGCGGTGATAGGCCGATCTCCCGTCGGCCCCGGGCATCAGCACGACAAACTCTTCCCCGCCCCAGCGGGCCACTGTTTCGAATGGCTCGAACACCGACGAAGCGATCTCGGCAAAGCGCTGGAGCACCGTGTCGCCCACGGCGTGCCCGTGCTGATCGTTCACGCGCTTGAAGAAATCGATGTCCAGGACCCCAACCGTGAACGGCACGCCAAAGCGCGCTGTTTTGCGTGCTTCCTGTTCCAGGCGTGCCAACATGTGACGCCGGTTGTGCAGGCCCGTCAACGTGTCATGGACAGACAGGAAGTTGAGGGCTTGTAGCGCCTTCTCGCGCTCCGCATTTTGCTGTTTGCGGCGCTTCACCAATGTACGCGCGTGGGTGGAAACCATCGTCAGCGTCGGAAGCAGCAATGCCAGGCAGCCGAGGTTGAGCAACTCGTCGATCAGCTTGGGCCCGTTCGGGTTCGCCGCCCAAATGCTGACGGAGTTCGCAAGCTGGAGCACAGTGGCCGAAGCGATGACAAACCTCACTTGCTTCACGGGCAGGCGACGCATGTCGTACACCACGATCACAGCCAGCCACATGAAGGCCACCCCACGGCTGATTTCAATCAGCTGGTAGGACAGGGCGACCACCACCACACTGAACAACACCTGTGGAAGGACCACCAAGGGGTCGCGCCACTGAAGTGTGCGCCCTGACCAGATCAATGCCCCGAAGATTCCGAGGCCGCCTGCGATGACCACCGCAATCGCATGCGCACGCTCTATGGTGAACAGATTGAGCCACGCGCCGATATAGAGCACGAGCAAAGCCAGCACGTAGCTTGGCAGCGTCAGCACAAACCGGCGCTTTGCCTGGCCATGTACTGTTAACGAAGGCGCCTGAAAGCGGCTCTCGTCAAGCCTGGCCCGCAGGGGAGGGGTAGAGGCTGTCAACACGGCTCAACCAACATCACGATGCCGAATTCAGGTTCGATTCGATTTCAATCGCAGCATCGTCGGACATCGCGTTGTGGCCAGTAAGTGCTCAGTTGAAGGCGTGTGGGCGACTCTTCTGCACGCTCGACATGTCCGCGATGTGGCGAGTCAGCTCTTCGTGTATTCGTCTTCGCCTGCTGTTTATGAAATGCGGCGACTGAACTGATCGAAAAGCCGGTAACGTTTCACGAATTGATGGTGTTCTGCCGGGGCTCTTCCTGGCCGCCGGATCAAGCGGCCTTCTTGTGCTCGTCCCGCAGCTCGCGGCGCAGGATCTTGCCCACATTCGTCTTGGGCAGGTCGTGGCGGAACTCGATGTACTTGGGGCATTTGTAGCCCGTGAGCTGCTCCTTGCAGTAACGCACCAGATCCTCTTCAACCAGAGACGGATCCTTCTTGACCACGAACAGCTTCACGGCCTCGCCCGACTTGGCATCTGCCACGCCCACGGCGGCGCATTCCAGCACGCCCGGGTGCAGGTTGACCACCTGCTCCACCTCGTTGGGATACACGTTGAAGCCCGACACCAGGATCATGTCCTTCTTGCGGTCCACGATCTTGATCAAGCCGTCGGCGTTCATGATCCCCATGTCACCCGTGCGGAAGAATCCATCGGCCGTCATGACCTTGGCGGTTTCGTCGGGGCGATTCCAGTAGCCAGCCATCACCTGCGGGCCCCGGATCGCGATCTCGCCGACCTCGTCGGTGCCCAGCACCGTGCCGTCATCGTCCAGTATCACGACCTCGGTGGACGAGATCGGCATGCCGATCGCACCGGTGAAGCCTGCGCTGTCGAGCCGATTGATCGTGGCCACGGGCGAGGTCTCCGACAGGCCGTAGCCTTCGACGATCGAGCACCCCGTGATCTTCTTCCACTTTTCGGCCGTGGCCTGCTGAACGGCCATGCCGCCGCCATTGCACACGCGCAGTCCCGAGAAATCGAGTTTGGCGAACTCCGGATGGTTCACCAAGCCGTTGTACAGGGTGTTGACCGCCGGGAACTGGCTGACCCGAAACCCCTTCAACGTCTTGATGAACCCGTCGATGTCGCGCGGGTTGGCGATCAGGATGTTCAGGCTGCCCATGCGCGCGCCCACCATGAAGCCGGCCGTCAGCGCGAAGATGTGATACAGCGGCAGCGCGCACACATTGACCAGCTGCTCGTTGCCGTTCTTGTCCAGCTCCGGCTTGAACCAGGCCTCGCATTGCAGGATGTTGGCCACCACGTTGCGGTGCAGCAGCGTGGCGCCCTTGGACACGCCCGTGGTGCCCCCGGTGTACTGCAGGAAGGCGACGTCGTCGGGACGCAGCTGCGGGCGCTTGAACGACGCCTTGCCGCGGCCTTGATCGAGCGCATCGTTGAACTTGGTGACCTTCAGGCCGGCCGGCAGCGTGAACGCCGGCACCATCTTCTTGGCGTGCCGCACCACGAAGTTCACCAGCTTGCCCTTGGCCCAAGGCAGCATGTCGCCCATGGCCGCCAGCACCACGTGTTTGACCGGCGTGCGCTTGACCACCTGCTGCAGCGTGACGGCGAAATTCTCCAGAATCACGATGGCTTCGGCGCCCGAGTCCTTGAGCTGATGCTCCAGTTCACGCGGCGTGTACAGAGGATTCACATTGACGACCACGTACCCCGCCCGCAGCACCGCCGCGATCGCCACCATGTACTGCGGCACGTTCGGCATCATCAGCGCCACCCGGGCGCCGGGCGCCAGCCCGCACGACTGCAGCCACCCAGCCAGCGCCTTCGACGCATCGTCGAGCTGCTCGAAGGTCCAGCGGGCGCCCATGAAGGCCGCCGCGTCACGGCGCGCGTGCTGCTTGAACGCCTGCTCCAGCAGTTCGACCAGCGACGGGTAGACCGAAGCGTCGATGTTTGCCGGCACGCCGGGCTGGTAGTGCGATAGCCAGGGCTTCGAGGTCGCTGTCATGCTTGCCATCCTTAGGTTAGAGAAAATACATCAACCTGCCGCCCCGACCCCGCGTGCATACAAGCCATGCCGATGCTGAGGGATAGAGCGCGCTTGCATGCGGGACGCTCTTCGGCATGCCCAGGATGGATCGCTTGGGCACTGACGTCGCTCGTACCGCTCAATGCACGGCTTTCACGAACGGAGCAGGAACTTCATCTGCAACGCCAGCATCTTGGGGAACAGCGGGTCGAAGTACGGATCGAAGTGGTTGGCATCGATTTCGATGACCTCGATGTGGGGATTGCCAACCCGGTGAACCTTGTCGGACACAAAAGGTGCCACCGTGTCCCCGGTTGCGCCGATCATCAACATCGGGATCTTGACGTCCTTCAATCGCTGCCACGGTCGGTAGAACGGCATCGTGTACAGGGACCTGGCCGTGACCCGGTTGTCATAGCCGTAGCCCTCCCATGCCGCCAGGGCCAGCTCCATGGCCTCCCAGGCGCCGTCGCGGTCCATGGTGCCGAACTCGCCCTCGCGGGACAACGTCGGCACACAAATGGGCGTGCCGGGCTTGAGGAAGTCGATCAGCCCCAGCGTGCTCATCTTCAACATCCGCAGGGGCGGCGTGGCCATGGTGGCGGCCAGCCCGTCGAGCATCGGGACCTGGATGACGGCGCCCTTGAGTTCCGGGTGTTGCGATGCCAGATCGACCACATGGCCTCCGCCGAACGATGTGCCCCACAGGGTGATGCGGTTCGCGGCGACCATTGGCTGTGCCTTCAGGTGAGCGAGTGCTGTGTCGGCCACCCGTGTGCGTCGCCATGGGTTGATGTCCTGCCTCGGAAAGCCGCCGCTGTCGCCCCAGCCGGGGTAGTCGAACTCCATGACGGCAAAGCCCGCTTCGACAAAGCTGTGGGTGTAGGACGAGGTCATGGCGCGTTGGATGCTGCCCCACCCGCCCAGCATCAAGATGGCGGGCAAGGCCTGATCGGGATCGGCGTCTTGCGGCAAGTAGAGCGTCGCGGCGCACAGTGCGCCTTCGGCCTGGAAGGTGGACTTGATGGTGCGCAGTCGCACATGCGAGGTATCAGGGTAACGCCGCAACATTGTTTGCTTTCACTTCCTTTGAGTCTCTCTGAGAGCCGATGTGCGCCTCCCGGGCGCACGGTGGGTGCATGGCAAGTTTCACGTCCTGCGTGCATCGTCACGCTGGGCCCATTCCACGTTGGGTCCAGAAGCGGTGACAGTTGCATCACGCCGCCAGGCAGGGGCGCTCTGCTTGGCGGCCCTCGCCGCGTTGGGCTGGGGGGGCGCCACAGCGCTGAAGCGGTAGGCCCCCAGCGACGAACGCTTGGCCAGCCATCGATAGCTGAAGGTAAAGCCCGGCCAGTTGGTGCTGTTGTGCCCGTTCTTGTCCACATACCAGCTATTGCATCCTTGCCAGACGGTTGACCTCAGACGCGCTTGAACCCAGCTGTTGAACCGGGTGTAGCGATCTGCGTCGACCTCGACGGTTTGGGCATCGGCTTTGCGCGCAGCCTGCAGGCAACGGATCACGTGCGCGATCTGGCTTTCGAGCATGTAGACGATGGAGCTGTGCCCCAGGTTCGTGTTCGGGCCATACAGCATGAAGAAGTTGGGAAAGCCCGGCACGGTCATGCCCAGGTAGGCTTGCGCGCCTTGACGCCACGCTTCGTTGAGGTCCGTGCCATTGCGGCCCGTGATCTTCATTGGCGCAAGGAAGTCGGTGGCCGCAAAGCCCGTGCCGTAGATGATCGCGTCGAACGGATGGTGTCGACCATCCGATGTCTCGACGCCATCGGGGGTGATGCGGCGGATGCCTTCGGTGGCCAGTCGGACATTGGATTTGGCCATGGTGGCCAAATAGTCGTTGGACAGCAGGATGCGTTTGCATCCGATCGGGTAATCAGGGGTCAGACGCTCGCGCAGATCGCGGTCGACCACCTGGCGGCGCAACAGGGCTTTGAAGGGCAGCCCCACCGCCAATTGCATCAAGGACTTGATGCGCGTGAAACTGATCGCGCGCGTTTCGTACTGCATGTAGATGCGTGCGCGATGCAGCTTCATGGTCCAGGGCAGCTTGGCGAACAAAGCCTTGCGCCAGGCTGCATAAGCGCCATCCGGTCGCGGAAGAATGTACGCGGCGGACCGCTGGAACACCGTCAGTTCGCCCACCTTGTCGGCGATGGCGGGAACGAACTGGATGGCTGAGGCCCCGGTGCCGATGACCGCCACTTTCTTGCCGCTCAGGTCATGGGCATGGTCCCAATGGGCCGAGTGAAAGGCGTGACCCTTGTACTGGTCGAGACCGTCCAGTTTCGGGTAGGCGGGTTTGCTCAACTGCCCCGTCGCGGTGATGAGATACCGAGTCTGGAACGCCAGGCCTTGGGCGGTGGTGACCGTCCAGATGGCGCGTTGTTCATCGTAGCTTGCGCTTGCCACCTCGCAGCCAAACTTGATTTTCGAGCGCAGCCTGTGCTTCTCCGCGCAGCGCACCAGGTACTGGTAGATCTCGGCCTGGGGCGCGAAAACGCGGGACCACCTCGGATTGGGCTCGAATGAAAACGAGTAGAGGTGGGAGGGAACATCACAGGCGGCGCCAGGGTAGGTGTTGTCCCGCCACACGCCACCGAAATCGTGCTGCTTTTCCAGGATCAGCAATTCGCCCAAGCCGGCCTTCTGCAAGGCGACGGCCATCCCAATGCCTCCGAAGCCAGCGCCGATGATGATGGCGTCCAGTGGGACATTTTTGTGTTGGCCAATGCTTTTCATTTTCGAATCTCGCAGTGCGGCGTGGTGATGCTCCGTCGGGCTGGATCATCGGCACAACGCGCCGCATCGAGAAGGTTGGGTAGGGACAAATGCTTTATGATTTGGGCCAATCCCCTTGAATGAATGCCATGCGCTTTCTGGATTTCAACCGCAGTGCCGCCAGCGTCAGGATCCTGGTCGAGTTCGGCAGAGAGCGTGGCCTGAAGCCGGCCCAGCTGCTGGCCGGCAGTGGTCTCAAGGAACGGGATCTCATCAACCCCAACGTCGAGTTGAACGCCAGTCAGGAACTGCGCGCTGTTGAAAACCTGATTCGGGCGTGCCCCCAATCGGGCTTGGGGCTGGAAGTCGGGATGCGATACAACTTCGCCTCGTACGGCTTCTGGGGTCTTGGCTTGCTTTCGAGCGCGACCGCGGCGGACGCTTTGGCGCTTGCGCTCCGCTTCATTCCTTTGACCTTCGCTTACTGCCACATTTCCAGTTCGCTGGACGACGAGTGGTGCACCGTGAGCTTCGATGAACCTGAACTCGATCTGGCCGTGCAGCGCTTCCTGGTGGAGCGGGACGTGGCAGCGGCTGCGCGCCTGATCAAGGAAACGTTCGGCTCCCGGTTCGTCCTGTCAAAGTTCCTGCTCAAAAGCACCTCGTGCGTGGATGAGGCCATGTGCACGGCGATCGAAAATGAGGTGGGCGTCCGACCGCAGCTGGGGGCCAGGTCCAACAGCCTCTCTTTTGACAGGCGTTTGCTGTCCCTGGCCTTGCCCCAGGCCAATCCCATCACCGTGGCGATGTGCGAGAAGGCATGCGAAGAGTTGATCGAACGCAGGCGTGTGCGTTCAGACACGGCTGAGCGCGTTCGCCAATACCTCGCCATGACGCCCCTCCATGCCGCGCCAGACCTTGCCCAGGTGGCAGACTGGATCGGCATCAGCGACAGAACGTTGAAGCGGCGTCTTCAGGATGAGGGGACAACGTTCAGAGCACTGACGGCAGAGGTGCGCGGCGGCCAGGCCAAAGAGTTGCTCGCCGACGAAAGGCTGTCGCTGACCGACATTGCGGAGCGCATGGGTTTCAGCGATCTGTCCAGCTTTTCCCAAGCGTTCAAACGTTGGTTCGGGGTGGCACCGAGCGCGCTGCGAGGCGATGCGCGGGGCGGGGATGGTTAAACACGGCGTTTCGCGGATGGGCGATTCCGTCGGTGACTTCGGCCAGCAAGGCCGCGAACTGCACCGTCTCGCGGTCCATGCGCGGCGCTCCGATGATTTGCACGTTCACCGGCAAGCCACTGGGCGTCAACGCGACTGGCGCGCTGGTCGCCGGGAGTCCCATGAGCGTCGCCGGGGCGATCCACATGAACAAATCGGAATAGTGGCGGCGTTGGCCGTTCACGGTGATGCGGCGGTTGGCCATCAGCCCCTGGACATGCTCGAACGCAGGGGTGAAGGTCGGCGGTGCCAGGATGATGTCGTAGCGATTCAGCACCGTGCCAATGAAGGCTTCACGCAGGTGGTTGGCGTGCTCCACGACGTCAAACCAACCGCCTAACTTCATGGTCATGCCGTCCACGAAGCGGTCAAGGCTGTGCGGCAGGCACATGACCTTACCCAGGTGGCGCATCAGCGGTGCCGTCGCCCGGCCAAGGGGCGCAACCATGCCTTGGGCTCGGCGCTCCGCCCCGGTGAGCCAGGCACCCATCAGCGCACCCATTTGCTTGAAATAGGGCGGATAAAGTTCATGGAGGCCCAGGCCGGGAGGCGCGCCGATGTCGATCTGTGCACCGGCAGCCCGCAACCGTTGCGCCAGTTCCTGGTACACCGCCGTCATGTCCAGGTCGATGGGACAGTCCGGATCGTCCACCCACATCAGCACGCGGTACTGGTCGAGCCGTTCGTGGCGGGGCAAGGGCAGGTTGGCGTCCGCGGCCATGATGTCGAGCAGCAGCCGCAGATCCTCGGCCGAGCGGGCCATGGGCCCGGGAACCCCCAAAGGTGGCTCCGACAGGTGGCCAGGCTCGCCCGGGATGTGGCCCCTCAGGGAAATGAGGCCATGGGTGGCCTTGTGGCCGTATATGCCGCAGAAATGCGCGGGGATGCGGATGGAGCCGCCGATGTCGCTGCCGATTTCCAGCGGCGACATGCCCGTGGCCAGCGCCACCGCGGCGCCGCCCGATGAGCCGCCGCACGTGCGGGTGGGGTCCCAGGGATTGCGCGTTGTTCCAAAGATGGGATTGAACGATTGCACGTCCAGCGCCTTGTACGGCACATTGGTCTTGCCGAAGGGAATGGCCCCGGCTTCAAGCACGCGCTGAATCACGGGACCAGGTTGCGTGGGACGGTGCTGGCGGTATTCGGGAGCACCCGCGGTGCAGGTCATGCCAGGCACTTCCCATGTGTCCTTCACGGTCATGGGAAGGCCGTGCAGCGGCCCCCAGTGCTCGCCCTGACGGCGAGCCTGATCGGCCTTGTCGGCGCGCGCGCGGGCTGACGCGAGATTCTGGTCCACGATGGCGTTCAGGCCAGGGTTGAATGCCTCGACCCGCGCAATGTAGCTTTCCAGCAGGTCACGTGAACTGAAGTTGCCTGCGTGCAACCCGGCCAGCGCCTGCGTGGCGCTGAGGAAATGCAAGGGAATGGACGTCACTTGAGGAGCCTGGACATGGTAGGTGATGCAGGACATTGTCTGGGGGGAGGGTTCGACACCACTCTTCAGCTTCGGACAAGTCGCTTATCATTTTTGGCCATGGACCTCCACACCCTGCCTTGTGTGTTCGCACAGACTTACCTCGAATTGGTTTCAGAGTTGGGCTGGTCCAGGCGCGACGTGCTACGGCAGGCGGGTCTCACAGCGAGACAAGTCAATGCCGCCAGCGGCATGGGATTGGAGGCTTACAGGCGCCTGCTTCTGGCGGTCCGTGACGCGGCGCTGCGGGCTGGCAGCGGTACGGCAGTGGGCATCGAGATGGGTTGGCGACTGCCGCCCACGGCCTTTGGCCCGTTGGGCATGGCCCTCCTGTCTTCCGCGACGCTCGGCGATGCACTGGCGCTCACTGAGAAATACTGGCCGCTCTACGGCATGGGTTTGACTTTCCTGGTGCGTCAGGAGCGGGACCTGTGCGTGTTGGAGTTTGCCGCGCTGCCCTTCGTGCCGCCTGATGTGCGAGACATCGTGCTGGAGTCGGTCATGGCCAGCATCTACCGCAGCACAGTGGCACTGGCGGGCGTCAACGCTCTGCGAGGCCAAGTCTGGTTCGACTTCCCGGAGCCGCCCCACGCGGCCGGGGCGCGGCGCCGCCTGGGTGATGTGCGTTATGGCATGCCGGCGACGCAGTGGCGGGTGTCCAGTGCCGGGTTGGACCAACCCTTACCCATGGCCAATGCTGTGAGCCTGCGTCAAGCCATCGCGCAATGCGAACTGGAGCTCACACAGCGCCTGCATACGCGTGCGGGATTGGTCAGTGAGGTAAGTCGGTTACTGGCGCTGGGCGTGAACCGCCCCGGCTTCTGCGGAGGCCAGTTGCTTTGAGTCAGACGTTGATCGCGGCCTGACTAGCGCGTTGGGAATGGTATCGGTCTTCGAACTCGGCAGGTGGCCTGTAGCCCAGGGGTGCCATCAGCCGATGGTGGTTGAACCAGGCGACCCATTCCAGCGTCGCCAGCTCGACCGCCTGCTTCGTCTTCCACGGCCCGCGGCGGTGAATCACCTCGGCCTTGTAGAGCCCGTTGATCGTCTCGGCCAGCGCGTTGTCGTAACTGTCACCGCGGCTGCCGACGGAGGGTTCGATGCCAGCCTCGGCCAAGCGCTCGCTGTAGCGAATCGACAGGTATTGCGACCCCCTGTCGGAATGACAGATGAGCCCGTCCTTCTCGGTCGGCCGCCGGGCGTACAACGCTTGTTCCAGAGCGTCGAGGACGAACTCCGTGTGCATCGAGCTGCTCTGGCGCCAACCGACGATCCGACGGCTGAACACGTCGATCACGAAGGCCACGTAGACCCAGCCTTGCCACGTCGAGACGTAGGTGAAGTCGGTGACCCACAGCTGGTTCGGATGGTCGGCCTTGAACTGCCGATTCACACGATCCAACGGGCATGGCGCCTTCGGGTCAGGCACCGTCGTGCGCTGTCGCTTGCCTCGGCGAACTCCCTGCAGGCCGTGCTGGCGCATCAAGCGCTCCACGGTGCAGCGCGCGATGTCGATGCCTTCTCGACGCAGTTGGTGCCAGACCTTGTCGGCACCGTAGACCCCGAAGTTCGCCTGCCACACGCGACGAATCTGCGGCGCCAGTTCAGCGTCGCGCAAGCTGCGTCGGCACAGCAGCGCCGGGTCGCGTTGACAGGCCGCGTGCCGCCAGTACGCCGACGGGGCGATCTGCAGCACGCGGCAGATCGACTCGACCCCGAATTCTTGGCGATGCCGGTCGACGAACGCCTTCAGGACTTGATGCGGCGGTCGAGCTCCGCCTGGGCGAAAAACGCGCTGGCCAGCTTCAGAATCTCGTTGGCCTTGCGCAGTTCG
The genomic region above belongs to Aquabacterium olei and contains:
- the truD gene encoding tRNA pseudouridine(13) synthase TruD, which encodes MTDALYTTLPQWPHAYPASGANATLKRLNGDFIVTELPLQLPSGAGEHLWLDVEKNGANTAFVAQQLAAAAGVEERDVGYAGLKDRYAITRQWFSIYLPKGETPDLTQFQHPEFKVLSQSRHVKKLRPGDLHGNRFRIVLRDVTGDRDAIEANLKAVASHGVPNYFGAQRFGHDGGNVEQGRAMLAREIRVRNPKKKGIYLSAVRSFVFNEVLALRIQQGLWGKTLPGDVMDEVGQPTGPLWGRGRVTTTDQAQALENGVAERHAVLCDGMEHAGLDQERRSLVASPGEMAWEWPHADQLVITFSLPAGNYATSVLGEILCTTEPDRHAEDEAVAVE
- a CDS encoding GGDEF domain-containing protein: MLTASTPPLRARLDESRFQAPSLTVHGQAKRRFVLTLPSYVLALLVLYIGAWLNLFTIERAHAIAVVIAGGLGIFGALIWSGRTLQWRDPLVVLPQVLFSVVVVALSYQLIEISRGVAFMWLAVIVVYDMRRLPVKQVRFVIASATVLQLANSVSIWAANPNGPKLIDELLNLGCLALLLPTLTMVSTHARTLVKRRKQQNAEREKALQALNFLSVHDTLTGLHNRRHMLARLEQEARKTARFGVPFTVGVLDIDFFKRVNDQHGHAVGDTVLQRFAEIASSVFEPFETVARWGGEEFVVLMPGADGRSAYHRLHNLRAAVHQHDWGAVHPGLRITFSAGLATYRDGSVEHLMEAADQALYAAKHAGRDRISPEFDHVDAPSPHGDNLAGSQERVEASMAGRGPPPTPAPAAPPMLIPGKKAQAPLECSAASRATSSALSKLFRTDDPKTRTLLKLAAAVSGMYFFWLLVVIFYAIPKHMFPHWLELVLLGHLTIGAVAPLVIIRSGWSKRFKDPIFLMEQCIWANLMLVAAYFFSPIGKGALLGVLCQVQAFGFPAFSPRQARYSGSAVLVMLAMSWIGMTLWGGPGFDAASDGLIIATACGVLLLLTWQSYNYALYREKNQKERRELELAIAEVERLTTIDTLTGLYNRQHLHEVLDHETIRSGIGSPGFCVALIDLDHFKQVNDIYGHQVGDEVLVGFAALAKTAFRDTDTVGRWGGEEFLIVMPGGSRHSMDRLLVAVAQAQLSPQASALRVTASAGLAHHRVGEPWADTLERADRALYVAKETGRNQCIADV
- a CDS encoding long-chain-fatty-acid--CoA ligase, translated to MTATSKPWLSHYQPGVPANIDASVYPSLVELLEQAFKQHARRDAAAFMGARWTFEQLDDASKALAGWLQSCGLAPGARVALMMPNVPQYMVAIAAVLRAGYVVVNVNPLYTPRELEHQLKDSGAEAIVILENFAVTLQQVVKRTPVKHVVLAAMGDMLPWAKGKLVNFVVRHAKKMVPAFTLPAGLKVTKFNDALDQGRGKASFKRPQLRPDDVAFLQYTGGTTGVSKGATLLHRNVVANILQCEAWFKPELDKNGNEQLVNVCALPLYHIFALTAGFMVGARMGSLNILIANPRDIDGFIKTLKGFRVSQFPAVNTLYNGLVNHPEFAKLDFSGLRVCNGGGMAVQQATAEKWKKITGCSIVEGYGLSETSPVATINRLDSAGFTGAIGMPISSTEVVILDDDGTVLGTDEVGEIAIRGPQVMAGYWNRPDETAKVMTADGFFRTGDMGIMNADGLIKIVDRKKDMILVSGFNVYPNEVEQVVNLHPGVLECAAVGVADAKSGEAVKLFVVKKDPSLVEEDLVRYCKEQLTGYKCPKYIEFRHDLPKTNVGKILRRELRDEHKKAA
- a CDS encoding alpha/beta hydrolase, whose translation is MRLRTIKSTFQAEGALCAATLYLPQDADPDQALPAILMLGGWGSIQRAMTSSYTHSFVEAGFAVMEFDYPGWGDSGGFPRQDINPWRRTRVADTALAHLKAQPMVAANRITLWGTSFGGGHVVDLASQHPELKGAVIQVPMLDGLAATMATPPLRMLKMSTLGLIDFLKPGTPICVPTLSREGEFGTMDRDGAWEAMELALAAWEGYGYDNRVTARSLYTMPFYRPWQRLKDVKIPMLMIGATGDTVAPFVSDKVHRVGNPHIEVIEIDANHFDPYFDPLFPKMLALQMKFLLRS
- a CDS encoding AraC family transcriptional regulator, which produces MRFLDFNRSAASVRILVEFGRERGLKPAQLLAGSGLKERDLINPNVELNASQELRAVENLIRACPQSGLGLEVGMRYNFASYGFWGLGLLSSATAADALALALRFIPLTFAYCHISSSLDDEWCTVSFDEPELDLAVQRFLVERDVAAAARLIKETFGSRFVLSKFLLKSTSCVDEAMCTAIENEVGVRPQLGARSNSLSFDRRLLSLALPQANPITVAMCEKACEELIERRRVRSDTAERVRQYLAMTPLHAAPDLAQVADWIGISDRTLKRRLQDEGTTFRALTAEVRGGQAKELLADERLSLTDIAERMGFSDLSSFSQAFKRWFGVAPSALRGDARGGDG